In one Gemella haemolysans ATCC 10379 genomic region, the following are encoded:
- the cdaA gene encoding diadenylate cyclase CdaA — MIAEYLSGVSTLTLIIHLLDILLVWFLVYKLLSLLKGTRGMQLVKGILIVIGLKIFFNFIGFRTMTYIFEQVVTWGVLGIMIIFQPELRRALEYIGRVQLSNIFNINYKDVQKNSTEQIIKAVVDSSRHMARRRIGALIVLENNTGLDEYVESGITVNAEVTNELIINIFIPNTPLHDGAMIIDENKIRAASCVLPLSDNRSIASSYGTRHRAALGLSEVTDAIIIAVSEETGKISVCQNGILTSDYSTDDLADYLAKNWKQQEKIIK, encoded by the coding sequence ATGATAGCTGAATACTTATCAGGAGTAAGTACGCTAACACTAATTATTCATCTATTAGATATATTATTAGTTTGGTTTTTAGTTTATAAGCTATTGAGTTTATTAAAAGGTACTCGTGGTATGCAACTTGTTAAAGGTATTTTAATTGTTATTGGACTAAAAATATTCTTTAACTTCATCGGATTTAGAACGATGACATACATTTTTGAACAAGTAGTAACTTGGGGAGTATTAGGTATAATGATTATATTCCAACCGGAATTACGACGAGCTCTTGAATACATAGGAAGGGTACAGCTGTCTAATATCTTCAATATTAACTATAAAGATGTTCAGAAAAATTCGACTGAACAGATTATAAAGGCTGTTGTTGATTCATCTAGACATATGGCACGTCGAAGAATAGGTGCATTAATCGTACTAGAAAATAATACAGGTCTTGATGAATACGTTGAAAGTGGTATTACGGTCAATGCCGAGGTGACAAATGAACTTATAATTAATATTTTTATTCCAAATACACCTTTGCATGACGGTGCTATGATAATCGATGAGAATAAGATTCGTGCTGCAAGCTGTGTGCTTCCTTTATCGGATAATAGATCGATAGCTAGTAGCTATGGTACAAGACACCGTGCTGCATTAGGATTATCTGAAGTTACAGATGCTATAATAATCGCCGTATCAGAGGAAACAGGGAAGATTAGTGTTTGTCAAAATGGAATCTTAACATCAGATTACTCAACAGACGATTTAGCTGATTACTTGGCGAAAAATTGGAAACAGCAAGAAAAAATAATTAAATAA